One window from the genome of Candidatus Delongbacteria bacterium encodes:
- a CDS encoding T9SS type A sorting domain-containing protein, with protein sequence MKRYQSLGLALLALPLLRAGVSATVVDAGWEAFVIRLGSTTNAPPIIQNNNAHVPNAVEFVPFEGGQKAGLGTDQISGQPVSRIQTLHIDRLDNVANSGSLYGPYMNVWITDGLGHYAVIANEPSDAEWADSRWDVPNWDFLKTKVCKVYETPGASTYTSWVHNLVGNHPLTFEDVGELIIEAPPVAYILNPANGVGGGAPDVLGTNQAWGFNWIFGDTASNYVIYGGEGFVVDNYTVDVMPVANLTQGLYYTTIQAAISAAAPGDVIDIAAGTYPEGLVIDKSLTLQGPNAAISPNMGARVAEAVLAPVGNTHAIQGTAAGITVTVKGLTFNQAGANVDYRFVNVINQLNNTWTFEHNAFVNAPECINGNWYLTGTMGDLYFNLLDNYFAGSASSNGISLWGTGTNHVDIRDNTWENNQSWALNLNHVHGTISGNTVRDTDLDRSEWWIDQSGFIIAGNNNDLVVSNNTFTDLGAHAVNIYDGFDGTLSVTGNAFNRCASAGVRVRVIGSPLPDITDVNVTGNMFDGNTLAVENNGTQTLQAMGNWWGDSSGPTHASNPGGTGDPVTDHVHFANFLTSIYNITQSLSTDWIALNPTGTPTTTQLTVACVPTGTAWRGVNVTLTYDADALDLTTFEFLFTHDDGPLMYWTESSPGVIDASITIPGLTAGQTLPEDLFRLTFDGIAAGDTPLHLASALVRNLSNQPITPVGLDADEILTVDGSLPVMFIDTNPTGGLVECLNPTSLVYALSATDNVGLHEIQVQVTDVGGAHAWTTIVSNLSTPIRDTDWDGTWTFLPAGYLDGTITVSFRCYDGVAQVSSVVSDQFTLDRVAPVAPGTLDADPAFHACNLSWIAPGDQTGYTLLWKKRTGYPYATGLPTAWNGTDDSYNGSVAVHVDSLGKWFSTDNTYAARGVYDFVLKATDCAGNSTRSAVFSATNYFLGDVTGPSTYDGFVESYDLTVIAAVYGSIPTTSIGREMNVGPTHNSSSYGLPAYGVTNALVNFEDLIIFAMNYGPTGPQLPVDQFSTGTPALTLARTGEDYSLTLDGQLKGFSARLECEAALLSASADFPVFFYRDGGAWIVDAASFGGNLVDGSCVTLHFAGKASPVLAAVDGRDNRNQAVAVTANDLQSSLPTQFALEQNYPNPFNPTTTIRYALPEAAQVSLVLYNALGQEVLTLNQGSREAGFHELRLDGSQLASGVYIYRLEAGRFADQKKLVLVK encoded by the coding sequence ATGAAGCGTTATCAATCCTTGGGCTTGGCGCTGCTGGCCTTGCCGCTGCTGCGGGCTGGAGTGTCTGCCACTGTGGTGGACGCAGGCTGGGAGGCCTTCGTCATCCGACTGGGCTCGACCACCAATGCACCCCCCATCATCCAAAACAACAATGCCCACGTGCCGAACGCCGTGGAGTTCGTGCCTTTTGAGGGCGGCCAGAAGGCCGGCCTGGGCACGGATCAGATTAGTGGCCAACCGGTCAGCCGCATTCAAACCCTGCACATCGACCGATTGGACAATGTGGCCAACTCCGGATCGCTCTACGGTCCCTACATGAATGTCTGGATCACGGACGGCCTGGGTCACTATGCGGTGATCGCCAACGAGCCATCCGATGCGGAGTGGGCGGACAGCCGCTGGGATGTGCCCAACTGGGACTTCCTCAAAACCAAAGTCTGCAAGGTCTACGAAACCCCCGGCGCCTCCACCTACACCAGTTGGGTGCACAACTTGGTGGGCAACCATCCGCTCACCTTCGAAGACGTGGGCGAATTGATCATCGAGGCCCCGCCGGTTGCCTACATCCTCAACCCGGCCAATGGCGTGGGCGGCGGCGCTCCCGATGTGCTGGGCACCAATCAGGCTTGGGGCTTCAATTGGATCTTTGGCGACACGGCCAGCAACTATGTGATCTACGGTGGCGAAGGTTTCGTGGTGGACAACTACACGGTCGACGTAATGCCCGTGGCCAACCTGACCCAGGGCCTCTACTACACGACCATCCAGGCAGCCATCAGCGCGGCTGCACCGGGCGATGTCATCGACATCGCCGCTGGCACCTACCCCGAAGGGCTGGTCATCGACAAGAGCCTCACGCTGCAGGGTCCCAACGCGGCCATCAGCCCCAACATGGGCGCCCGAGTTGCCGAAGCCGTGCTTGCGCCGGTGGGTAACACGCACGCCATCCAGGGCACTGCAGCCGGCATCACGGTCACCGTGAAAGGCCTGACCTTCAATCAGGCAGGAGCGAACGTTGATTATCGCTTCGTCAACGTGATCAACCAGCTCAACAACACGTGGACCTTCGAGCACAATGCGTTTGTCAATGCACCGGAGTGCATCAATGGCAACTGGTACTTGACGGGCACCATGGGCGACCTGTACTTCAACTTGCTGGACAACTATTTCGCAGGCAGTGCCTCCTCCAACGGAATCTCGCTGTGGGGAACGGGCACGAACCACGTGGACATTCGTGACAACACCTGGGAGAACAACCAGAGCTGGGCTCTGAATCTCAACCACGTCCACGGCACCATCAGCGGCAACACCGTGCGCGACACGGACCTGGACAGATCGGAGTGGTGGATCGACCAATCCGGCTTCATCATTGCTGGAAACAACAACGACCTGGTCGTTTCCAACAACACCTTCACCGATCTGGGCGCCCATGCCGTCAACATTTACGACGGCTTTGATGGCACCCTGTCCGTCACGGGCAATGCCTTCAACCGCTGTGCGAGCGCCGGCGTGCGTGTGCGCGTGATCGGTTCCCCCCTTCCCGACATCACGGACGTCAACGTGACTGGCAACATGTTCGACGGCAACACGCTGGCCGTGGAGAACAACGGCACCCAAACCCTGCAGGCCATGGGCAATTGGTGGGGAGACAGCAGCGGCCCGACCCACGCCAGCAATCCCGGCGGAACGGGTGACCCGGTCACCGACCATGTCCACTTCGCCAATTTCCTGACCTCCATCTACAACATCACCCAGAGCCTCAGCACCGACTGGATTGCCCTGAACCCGACGGGCACTCCGACCACCACTCAGCTGACCGTGGCCTGCGTGCCCACGGGCACTGCCTGGCGCGGCGTCAATGTCACGCTGACCTACGACGCCGACGCGCTGGACCTCACCACCTTCGAATTCCTTTTCACCCACGATGACGGCCCGCTGATGTACTGGACCGAATCCTCCCCGGGTGTCATCGACGCCAGCATCACCATCCCCGGACTGACCGCCGGTCAGACCTTGCCGGAGGATCTCTTCCGCCTCACCTTCGACGGCATTGCCGCGGGCGACACACCCCTGCACCTGGCCTCGGCCCTGGTGCGCAACCTGAGCAACCAGCCCATCACGCCAGTAGGGTTGGATGCCGACGAGATTCTCACCGTAGACGGCAGCCTGCCGGTCATGTTCATCGATACCAACCCCACGGGCGGATTGGTGGAGTGCCTCAATCCGACCAGTCTGGTCTATGCCCTGTCCGCCACGGACAACGTGGGCCTGCATGAAATCCAGGTCCAGGTGACGGACGTCGGCGGCGCGCACGCCTGGACGACCATCGTCAGCAACCTCTCCACCCCCATCCGTGACACGGATTGGGACGGCACCTGGACCTTCCTGCCCGCCGGCTATCTGGACGGAACGATTACCGTGTCCTTCCGCTGCTACGACGGAGTGGCCCAGGTCTCCTCCGTGGTGAGCGACCAGTTCACCCTGGACCGCGTGGCCCCTGTGGCCCCCGGCACCCTGGACGCCGATCCGGCCTTCCACGCCTGCAACTTGAGCTGGATCGCCCCGGGCGACCAGACGGGCTACACGCTCTTGTGGAAGAAGCGGACGGGATATCCCTACGCGACGGGCTTGCCCACCGCTTGGAACGGCACCGATGATTCCTACAACGGTAGCGTGGCTGTGCATGTTGACTCTCTGGGCAAATGGTTCTCCACCGACAACACCTACGCCGCACGCGGTGTCTACGACTTCGTATTGAAGGCCACGGACTGCGCGGGCAATAGCACGCGCAGCGCGGTGTTCTCGGCCACCAACTACTTCCTGGGCGACGTGACCGGTCCCAGCACCTATGACGGCTTCGTGGAATCCTACGACCTGACAGTGATCGCCGCGGTCTACGGCTCCATCCCCACCACCAGCATCGGGCGCGAGATGAACGTCGGCCCGACGCACAATTCCAGCAGCTACGGTCTGCCGGCTTACGGCGTGACCAACGCCCTGGTGAACTTCGAGGACCTGATCATCTTCGCCATGAACTACGGCCCCACGGGACCGCAGCTCCCGGTGGACCAGTTCTCCACCGGCACCCCGGCCCTGACCCTGGCCCGAACGGGCGAAGACTACAGCCTGACCCTGGACGGCCAGCTGAAGGGCTTCAGCGCCCGCTTGGAGTGCGAGGCGGCCCTGCTGAGCGCCTCGGCGGACTTCCCGGTCTTCTTCTATCGTGACGGCGGCGCCTGGATCGTGGACGCCGCGTCCTTCGGCGGCAACCTGGTGGACGGCAGCTGTGTCACGCTGCACTTCGCCGGCAAGGCCAGCCCCGTGCTGGCCGCGGTGGACGGCCGCGACAACCGCAACCAGGCCGTGGCGGTGACGGCCAACGACCTGCAGAGCTCGCTGCCCACGCAGTTCGCCCTCGAGCAGAACTACCCGAACCCCTTCAACCCCACCACCACCATCCGCTACGCGCTGCCCGAGGCCGCCCAGGTAAGCCTGGTCCTCTACAACGCGCTGGGACAGGAAGTGCTGACGCTGAATCAGGGTTCGCGCGAGGCCGGCTTCCACGAGCTGCGCCTGGACGGCAGCCAACTGGCCTCGGGCGTCTACATCTACCGCCTGGAGGCGGGACGCTTCGCGGACCAGAAGAAGCTGGTTCTGGTCAAGTAA
- a CDS encoding cohesin domain-containing protein, with translation MRALLFSLTALLLGLRPGLAQTLELTVEPQVVEPDELITLELRVDTAVADLRGYTLDLHYDRDRVSVFSIYEGGLMLAHTPTFFYWEDSGANGNSVIHIDHAILGGTVGASGPGVLCTVVLRAEDCGIETVWVDNALFRDMENAPLAVGLGGGVEHQVCQVPPLQITRLTDGRMRLTWDRGLNVDEYHLWTRERWYQPWLYLATTTDTFWVDPGTPGPQMRLYRLTLLHH, from the coding sequence ATGCGCGCCCTGCTGTTTTCCTTGACGGCTCTCCTGCTGGGACTCCGCCCCGGCCTGGCCCAGACGCTGGAACTGACGGTGGAGCCCCAGGTGGTCGAACCTGACGAACTGATCACCCTGGAGCTGAGAGTGGACACCGCCGTGGCGGACCTGCGGGGCTACACGCTGGACCTGCATTACGACCGCGACCGGGTTTCGGTGTTCTCGATCTACGAAGGCGGTCTGATGCTGGCCCACACGCCCACCTTCTTCTACTGGGAGGATTCGGGCGCCAACGGCAACAGCGTGATCCACATCGACCACGCCATCCTGGGCGGCACCGTGGGTGCCAGCGGACCCGGTGTGCTCTGCACGGTGGTGCTGCGCGCCGAGGACTGCGGCATCGAGACGGTCTGGGTGGACAACGCCCTGTTCCGCGACATGGAGAACGCACCCCTGGCCGTCGGGCTGGGCGGCGGCGTGGAGCATCAGGTCTGCCAGGTGCCGCCGCTGCAGATCACGCGTCTGACCGACGGACGCATGCGCCTGACCTGGGATCGTGGGCTCAACGTCGACGAATACCACCTCTGGACGCGCGAGCGCTGGTACCAGCCCTGGCTGTACCTGGCCACCACCACGGACACGTTCTGGGTGGATCCGGGCACGCCGGGACCGCAAATGCGCCTCTACCGCTTGACCCTTCTGCACCATTGA
- a CDS encoding right-handed parallel beta-helix repeat-containing protein, with amino-acid sequence MKRPLSCLLWAALPLIASEAWAATLFVPTDYTTIQAAVNAASAGDIIEIAAGTYMEQVVVNKALTLNGQDGAVLSGTGLPDQWTTGVKIKSGNVTFNNLDVTNYTQDGIIVGYEASIPGSLSNVHITNCAVSNIQPGHWGFGIYVGYESEGFNYPIPKLTTHLDYVGLVIENNEIYNTASSALVIQSVTSSGSDLLVRNNNIHDNVTNDGIWVETARNLTIENNILDHNLWGIEFTCLAESWYTLNGPRGPQDVTVRNNWITNSLAESVIIYNGWPSTFLFEGNHFQGNTNDFSHLLEAPLNCSGNWWGSDTGPTVTGHPGGTGESITGVGAGQVDFTPWLATGTDVNPGLLGFQGDFSSLWVDDDSPQTGAVHRIQEGIDAATADGTVSVADGSYPVSSTLYINKALTLSGESEAGTVLLSNTGSDGYCVLVSAGGAALENFTIQRATAAPTTRSGYMIHASGTPNVLDGLAIRHVTVQGSGAIALHRAGIDVHGYDNVVLSHITSRDATYGNGIQITGCHHVAVDNTTTTNNTWGSLSIYCSQPLNPDRACDDVFVDGSTCTFVEDNVFIENQYGLTSTNINVAGYQYWLRNSSYRAGATSFIHIQPDLATAQAFAAVVFAGHEVHTSFQRTSDWAFEVLPGMSIQAAIDAATPGDVINVAAGTYAEDLRVTKTVDLRGPNYGISPNTGLRVAEAIIVPFTNAPEGGGTSGGEVVHVLAGVDNVSIDGFTIDGDNPSLPANGLGWSGADMHAVEGVTTYEDNIDGLQIRHNLFQNLVYFAVTIFGGSYSAPATSGHVVEDNLFRDLGTYDADNDYNFWGGGVLLYNSQYAAVTNNVMSNVRTGIQTGNFSRANPGAAAYQVIGANTMSTRRTGIFHNLHYGPTSPYTLSGNTITAITDANETKWSGITLGSLSVPSTTLNNVVDGTGAPANSSGIQVWNVKSISPATISGGSVANVAAGIFLNNFEGYSSNADDGAHATLDGTAITGATTGIRVLDSPSSTTHAAVQLAIGAGVSVTGGTTGLSIENATASVTSLGNLALSGQSGDYLALVNNAGNLDATGVSFGGLTGATASLAQNYAIEHKLTHKLDNTALGLARVKAGEVFVTSTGSIQRGIDAADAGDQVDVQAGLYSERIVVAKPLTLLGATEAITKMGYAVPAGYAWNPAVESIIDYPDPTGLPVDAYPVDIASDDVTFRGFVVQILNARTNSDHLLRVNAQIPGGTGTTLNNVVVENNVLGPVTNVTSQDGSKGRMGLYLAAPSYPANRQGITNSRFAGNKIFDTRGNGDTVFIWGAAESYASTQNADFTGTYIENNEISGSHRAGIELAGGISNLTIRDNRITNCSSTNGGPSDANLKYGSGIVVIRMGADKASATAMGAANLTITGNEIQGNEKHGIYLGPINSGHLMDGNVITGNGLSGVTVDLNEAYYGGTALPVLGRTSALNASGNTLASNGVGASVAGVPSNGFSLQASNNWWGDISGPYHAVNNPTGTGNAVTDYITFQPWMQAQALIAQAINVSRISLDDNGTPYPDKAVVTYSVTPIPGVPVRGMDVVVTYDPTQLSHAAPVQILTASPDPIPQMVYFNFYENTPGELHLSLSIMGATVGMTSTTNLFSLEFNGLPQTPPTITEFTAQLELASALVRGLLNTPLPCTTGAALALQVDGTLPSAVGIDGTTPAQDCVNGNILYDLSASDSYGLGKIQYQIGGTGGLWTDAVTGIAAASYDGTWLLNISSLGQGARTIYFRTVDAVGNAGTIYNSDDFFIDTVAPAVAGLDADPGYHQVRLDWNTPAGNTEIKIYRALRGTYPFVGGRPSARLWPSQFPGTPIATLAAGAVTYVDQFTYDMLATRGIYDYVVVASDCVNPSAATAVASATNYYLGDWAKQGLPDPVIPDDYDGKVKSADMTRLAGVYGTHPTAAVRDLDIAPTHDWSSYGLPGPDNWINFEDLMIFSMNYGYNGPELPNLSTPAGPSPELRLQPGEGLQELVLTGTLKGFSARLSCEASLLEASADFPVFFYRDGMEWVIDAVSLSGQLADGSRVGLRFGQGAQPELTSVLGRDFSNQFVDVLAVNGSPLPTAYTLEQNYPNPFNPTTTIRFALPEAASVKLAVYNALGQEVAVLAQGAREAGYHEVRLDGSNLASGMYIYRLEAGRFSEQKKLVLVK; translated from the coding sequence ATGAAACGACCGTTATCGTGTCTGCTCTGGGCGGCCCTGCCCTTGATCGCCAGCGAGGCGTGGGCAGCGACGCTCTTCGTGCCGACAGATTACACGACGATTCAGGCGGCCGTCAATGCCGCTAGTGCCGGGGACATCATCGAGATTGCCGCCGGCACCTACATGGAGCAGGTTGTGGTCAACAAGGCCCTGACCTTGAATGGGCAAGACGGTGCCGTCCTGAGCGGCACCGGACTACCGGACCAATGGACCACCGGCGTGAAGATCAAATCGGGCAACGTCACGTTCAACAATCTCGACGTGACCAACTACACCCAGGACGGCATCATCGTCGGCTATGAGGCGAGCATTCCTGGCAGCCTGTCCAACGTCCACATCACGAACTGCGCCGTCTCCAACATCCAGCCCGGACACTGGGGCTTCGGCATCTACGTGGGCTATGAATCCGAGGGATTCAACTACCCGATTCCCAAGCTGACCACCCACCTGGATTACGTGGGCCTGGTGATTGAGAACAACGAGATCTACAACACAGCCAGCTCCGCGCTGGTGATCCAGTCCGTCACGTCCAGCGGCAGCGATTTGCTGGTCCGCAACAACAACATCCACGACAACGTGACCAATGACGGCATCTGGGTGGAGACTGCCCGCAACCTGACCATTGAGAACAACATCCTGGACCACAACCTGTGGGGAATTGAGTTCACCTGTTTGGCTGAGTCCTGGTACACCTTGAACGGCCCACGTGGACCGCAGGACGTGACTGTCCGCAACAACTGGATCACCAACAGTCTGGCCGAGAGCGTCATCATTTACAATGGGTGGCCCAGCACGTTCTTGTTCGAGGGGAACCACTTCCAAGGCAATACCAATGACTTCAGCCACCTCCTAGAGGCCCCGCTGAATTGCAGCGGCAATTGGTGGGGAAGCGACACCGGGCCGACCGTGACCGGACATCCCGGCGGAACCGGCGAGTCCATCACCGGAGTTGGCGCCGGCCAAGTCGACTTCACTCCCTGGCTGGCGACGGGCACGGATGTGAATCCCGGTCTCCTGGGTTTCCAGGGTGACTTCAGCAGCCTGTGGGTGGATGACGACAGTCCGCAGACGGGCGCTGTCCACCGCATCCAGGAAGGCATCGACGCCGCCACTGCAGACGGCACGGTCTCCGTGGCCGACGGAAGCTATCCCGTCAGTTCCACACTTTACATTAACAAGGCGCTTACGCTCAGCGGTGAGTCCGAGGCAGGAACCGTTCTGCTGTCGAACACCGGCTCGGACGGTTATTGCGTTTTGGTGTCCGCCGGTGGCGCCGCACTGGAGAACTTCACCATCCAGCGGGCCACCGCAGCCCCGACCACCCGCTCGGGCTACATGATCCATGCCAGTGGCACACCCAACGTGTTGGATGGCCTGGCCATCCGCCACGTGACCGTGCAAGGGTCCGGCGCCATCGCCCTGCACCGGGCCGGCATCGATGTCCACGGCTACGACAACGTGGTCCTGTCCCACATTACTTCGCGCGACGCCACTTATGGCAATGGCATCCAAATCACTGGCTGCCACCATGTGGCCGTGGACAACACCACTACTACGAACAACACCTGGGGCAGTCTGTCCATCTACTGTTCCCAGCCGCTCAATCCTGATCGGGCCTGTGACGACGTGTTCGTGGACGGCTCTACTTGCACCTTCGTCGAGGACAACGTCTTCATCGAGAACCAGTACGGCCTGACGAGCACGAACATCAACGTCGCCGGCTACCAGTACTGGCTGCGTAACAGCTCCTATCGCGCAGGTGCGACAAGCTTCATCCATATCCAGCCGGACCTGGCCACGGCCCAGGCCTTTGCCGCCGTGGTGTTCGCTGGACATGAGGTCCACACCTCTTTCCAGCGCACCTCGGATTGGGCCTTTGAGGTGCTGCCGGGGATGAGCATCCAGGCCGCCATCGATGCAGCGACGCCCGGCGACGTGATCAATGTGGCCGCCGGCACCTACGCCGAGGACCTTCGTGTCACCAAGACTGTGGACCTGCGCGGCCCCAATTACGGCATTTCGCCGAACACGGGCTTGCGGGTCGCTGAGGCCATCATCGTGCCCTTCACCAATGCCCCCGAGGGCGGCGGAACGAGCGGGGGCGAAGTGGTTCACGTGCTGGCCGGCGTGGACAATGTCTCCATCGACGGCTTCACCATTGACGGCGACAACCCCTCCCTGCCCGCCAACGGCTTGGGCTGGAGCGGCGCCGACATGCATGCCGTCGAGGGCGTGACCACCTATGAGGACAACATCGACGGCCTGCAGATTCGGCACAACCTCTTCCAGAATCTGGTCTACTTCGCCGTGACGATTTTCGGCGGCAGTTACAGCGCCCCTGCCACCAGCGGTCATGTGGTGGAGGACAACCTGTTCCGGGACCTGGGCACCTATGATGCCGACAACGATTACAACTTCTGGGGCGGTGGTGTGCTGCTTTACAACAGCCAATACGCCGCTGTCACCAACAACGTGATGAGCAACGTGCGCACGGGCATCCAGACCGGCAACTTCAGCCGGGCGAATCCGGGAGCCGCTGCCTATCAGGTCATCGGTGCCAACACCATGTCCACGCGTCGCACGGGCATTTTCCACAACCTGCACTATGGTCCCACGTCCCCCTATACGCTCTCGGGGAACACCATCACGGCGATCACCGACGCCAACGAGACCAAGTGGAGCGGCATCACGCTGGGATCTCTGAGTGTTCCCAGCACGACTCTCAACAACGTCGTGGACGGCACGGGTGCGCCCGCCAATTCGTCTGGCATCCAGGTCTGGAACGTCAAGAGCATCAGCCCGGCCACCATCAGCGGCGGCAGCGTGGCCAACGTGGCCGCGGGCATCTTCCTCAACAACTTCGAAGGCTATTCCTCCAACGCCGACGACGGCGCGCACGCCACGCTGGACGGCACGGCCATCACGGGTGCGACCACGGGCATCCGCGTGTTGGACAGTCCCAGCAGCACCACCCACGCCGCCGTGCAACTGGCCATCGGTGCCGGCGTCTCGGTGACGGGCGGCACCACGGGCCTCTCCATCGAAAACGCCACCGCCTCGGTGACCAGCCTGGGCAACCTGGCCCTCAGCGGCCAGAGCGGCGACTATCTGGCCCTGGTGAACAACGCGGGCAATCTGGACGCCACGGGCGTGAGCTTCGGCGGCCTGACGGGCGCCACGGCCAGCCTGGCCCAGAACTACGCCATCGAGCACAAGCTGACCCACAAGCTGGACAACACGGCCCTGGGCCTGGCGCGCGTCAAGGCCGGCGAAGTCTTCGTGACCTCCACAGGCTCGATCCAGCGCGGCATCGACGCGGCGGACGCGGGCGATCAAGTGGATGTGCAGGCCGGTTTGTATTCCGAGCGCATCGTGGTAGCCAAACCGCTGACCCTGCTGGGTGCGACGGAAGCCATCACCAAAATGGGCTACGCCGTTCCGGCCGGTTACGCTTGGAATCCTGCGGTGGAGTCCATCATCGACTATCCGGATCCGACGGGCCTCCCCGTGGACGCCTATCCGGTGGACATCGCCAGCGATGACGTGACCTTCCGGGGCTTCGTGGTCCAGATTCTCAATGCGCGGACGAACAGCGACCATCTGCTGCGAGTCAACGCCCAGATCCCGGGCGGCACCGGCACGACCCTGAACAACGTGGTGGTGGAAAACAACGTGCTGGGTCCGGTCACCAACGTGACCAGCCAGGACGGCAGCAAGGGCCGCATGGGTCTGTACCTGGCGGCGCCCAGTTATCCCGCCAACCGGCAGGGCATCACCAACAGCCGCTTCGCCGGCAACAAGATCTTCGATACCCGCGGCAACGGGGACACGGTGTTCATCTGGGGTGCGGCCGAGTCCTATGCCTCCACCCAGAACGCCGACTTCACGGGCACGTACATCGAGAACAATGAGATCAGCGGCTCCCACCGTGCCGGCATCGAGTTGGCCGGCGGTATCAGCAACCTGACCATCCGCGACAACCGGATCACCAACTGCAGCAGCACCAACGGCGGGCCCAGCGACGCCAATCTGAAGTACGGCAGCGGCATCGTGGTCATTCGCATGGGCGCGGACAAGGCATCGGCCACCGCCATGGGCGCGGCAAACCTGACGATCACGGGCAACGAGATCCAGGGGAACGAGAAGCACGGCATCTATCTGGGACCCATCAACAGCGGCCACCTGATGGATGGCAACGTGATCACCGGGAATGGCCTCAGCGGCGTGACGGTGGACCTGAACGAGGCCTACTATGGCGGCACGGCTCTCCCGGTTCTGGGACGCACGTCTGCCCTGAATGCCTCGGGAAACACTCTTGCCAGCAATGGCGTGGGCGCCTCCGTGGCCGGCGTTCCCAGCAATGGATTCAGCCTGCAGGCCAGCAACAACTGGTGGGGTGACATCAGCGGCCCCTATCATGCCGTCAACAACCCGACGGGCACGGGTAACGCCGTCACGGACTACATCACCTTCCAGCCGTGGATGCAGGCCCAGGCGCTCATCGCGCAGGCGATCAACGTCAGCCGCATTTCGCTCGACGACAACGGCACGCCCTATCCGGACAAGGCGGTGGTGACCTACAGCGTCACGCCCATCCCGGGAGTTCCGGTGCGCGGCATGGACGTGGTGGTGACCTATGATCCCACCCAGCTCAGCCACGCGGCGCCCGTTCAAATCCTGACCGCATCCCCTGACCCGATTCCGCAGATGGTCTACTTCAACTTCTACGAGAACACGCCGGGCGAGCTGCACCTCAGCCTGTCCATCATGGGTGCCACCGTGGGCATGACCAGCACCACGAACCTGTTCTCCCTCGAGTTCAACGGTCTGCCCCAGACCCCGCCGACCATCACGGAATTCACCGCGCAGCTCGAGTTGGCCTCGGCCCTGGTGCGCGGTCTGCTCAACACGCCGCTTCCCTGCACCACGGGCGCCGCTTTGGCCCTGCAGGTGGACGGCACGCTGCCCAGCGCGGTGGGCATCGACGGCACCACGCCGGCGCAGGATTGCGTGAACGGCAACATCCTCTACGACCTGTCGGCCTCCGACAGCTACGGGCTGGGCAAGATCCAGTACCAGATCGGCGGCACGGGCGGCCTGTGGACGGATGCCGTCACGGGCATCGCTGCCGCCTCCTATGACGGCACCTGGCTGTTGAACATCTCCAGCCTGGGCCAGGGCGCCCGCACCATCTACTTCCGCACGGTGGACGCGGTGGGCAACGCCGGCACGATCTACAACAGCGACGACTTCTTCATTGACACGGTGGCTCCGGCCGTCGCGGGCCTGGATGCCGATCCCGGCTATCACCAGGTGCGACTGGACTGGAACACCCCCGCGGGCAACACGGAGATCAAGATCTACCGCGCGCTGCGCGGCACCTATCCCTTCGTGGGCGGTCGTCCGTCGGCCCGCCTGTGGCCCTCCCAGTTCCCCGGCACGCCCATCGCCACGCTGGCGGCGGGCGCTGTCACATACGTGGATCAATTCACCTATGACATGCTGGCCACCCGTGGCATCTACGACTACGTGGTGGTGGCTTCGGACTGCGTGAACCCCAGTGCCGCCACGGCCGTGGCCTCGGCGACCAACTACTATCTGGGTGACTGGGCCAAGCAGGGGCTGCCCGATCCGGTCATTCCCGACGACTACGACGGCAAGGTCAAGTCCGCCGACATGACCCGCCTGGCCGGCGTCTATGGCACGCATCCCACGGCTGCCGTGCGCGACCTGGACATCGCGCCGACCCACGACTGGTCGAGCTATGGTCTGCCCGGTCCGGACAACTGGATCAACTTCGAAGACCTGATGATCTTCTCCATGAACTACGGGTACAACGGTCCCGAACTGCCGAACCTGTCCACCCCCGCCGGCCCCTCTCCCGAACTGCGTCTGCAGCCGGGTGAAGGCCTGCAGGAGCTGGTCCTGACCGGCACGCTGAAGGGTTTCAGCGCCCGTTTGAGCTGCGAGGCCTCCCTGCTGGAAGCGAGCGCGGACTTCCCCGTCTTCTTCTATCGCGACGGCATGGAGTGGGTCATCGACGCCGTGTCCCTGAGCGGCCAGCTGGCCGACGGAAGCCGGGTGGGCCTGCGCTTCGGCCAGGGCGCCCAGCCCGAGCTGACCAGCGTGCTGGGTCGCGACTTCTCCAACCAGTTCGTGGATGTGCTGGCCGTCAACGGCAGCCCGCTGCCGACGGCGTACACGCTCGAGCAGAACTACCCCAACCCCTTCAACCCCACCACGACCATCCGCTTCGCGCTGCCCGAGGCCGCTTCCGTGAAGCTGGCCGTCTACAACGCGCTGGGACAGGAAGTGGCGGTGCTGGCGCAGGGCGCCCGCGAGGCCGGTTACCACGAGGTGCGGCTGGACGGCAGCAACCTGGCCAGCGGCATGTACATCTATCGCCTGGAGGCCGGCCGCTTCAGTGAGCAGAAGAAGCTGGTCTTGGTCAAGTAG